The DNA sequence AGAACTTAAGGAGATAGACGGACAGTTTTATAAAAACGGTGTATTGCAACAAGGTTCGATGGAACTTTGTTTGAAAGCATATTTGCAGAAAGAAAAAGAAGTCAATCGAACAGTTCTCCCCCTTGTGTCAGGAGGAATCGGATATTTTTCTTATGATTATGGGCGGAAGTTTGAAAAAATAAAGACCAGACACAGTAAAAAACTAGAACTTCCGGATGCATTGATTACATTCTATGATAATTTTATTATTGAAGATATAGAAAATAAGATATTGTATCTGATTGCCAATGGAAAGTTGGCAGCGCAAAAAGAGAGTGTGCAACGTTTAGAGGAATTGGTGAGACAATGCAATGAGGATAGAGCGTGTTTTACAAATAACGTTCTTGCGAAAGAGGAATTCGGAGGAGTAGATAAAAATTTTGAAAAACAGGAATACATTCAGGCAATTCAGGATGTGATAGAATATATCAAACAGGGACATATTTATGTAATGAATATGACGCAACAGCTTGAGATAGAAAGCAAAAAGCCACCCTATGAAGTATTTAAAGAATTGCAGAAAAAGAATCCGGCGCCATTTTCTGCATATCTAAGCGGAGAATATGGCGCTATCATCAGTGCTTCGCCGGAACGTTTTATCAAAATTAGAGACGGAAAAATTGAAACAAGGCCAATCAAAGGAACAAGAAAACGCGGAAGTACCACTCAAGAGGATCTTTTGCTTAAGGAAGAATTGCAGGATTCTGAAAAAGATAAGAGTGAGCTTCTTATGATTGTTGATTTGGAGAGAAATGACCTGAATCGTATTTGCTTGCCTGGCACAGTAAAGGTTTCTGAATTATTTAAAGTGGAGACTTACGCAACGGTATTTCATCTTGTTTCCAATGTAGAAGGAACACTGCGGCAAGACGTGGACTTTGTAGATGTACTTCGTGCAATGTTTCCGGGAGGCTCTATTACAGGGGCACCGAAAGTCAGAGCAATGGAAATTATTGACGAACTTGAACATGACCAAAGGGGGCTCTATACGGGAATTATTGGATATATTTCATTAAGCGGCGATTGCGAGTTTAATATTGCAATCCGAACCGCGGTCTATGACGATGAAAAATATCACATTGGCGTTGGCGGTGGTATTACTTACGAGTCAGATACAGAGTTTGAATATGAAGAAACGTTACAAAAAGGAAAGGCATTGATAGAAGCAATCCAGGGATGAAAAGGAAGGTTTATATGAATAAAAATAATACGTTAATTTTTGATGATGGCTATTGCTTTGGGATGGGGGGTTTTGAAACAATATCTGTTGAGAAAGGAACTCCTTTGTTTCTAAATTGGCATTTAGAACGGTTGGAGAAGGGATTGGGTATATTAGGGATTTCTAATGAGAATTTTAAGTGTCAGGTAAACGAAGCAGAGATTAGAAGATTTTTGGAAGAAAATCAGATGGAACACGGAGTATTGAAAATCATGGTGTCCGAGCGGAATATTCTTTTTACAAAAAGAGAAAATCCATATGATGAAACATCATTTGAAAAAGGATTTCGATTGGATGTAAGCCGTGTAATCAGAAACGAAACCTCGCCATTTACTTATATCAAATCCTTTCATCATGGAGACAATCTCTTGGAAAAAAGAAGATGTAAGAAAGCAGGGTATGACGAAACCTTATTTTTAAATAGTCAAAAGCAGATTACTGAGACGAGTGCAAGTAATATTTTTTTCGTAAAAGAAGGAAGGCTTTTTACACCGAAGATTTCTTGTGGATTGTTAGATGGAATTATGAGAAGGTACATACTTGAACACTACGAAGTGGAAGAAACAGAATTGTATTTGGAAGATTTGCAACAGTATGAAGAGGCTTTTTTGACAAATTCGCTGATGTGGACGATGCCGGTTGTATCCATCGGAGAACTGAAGTTTCCATCTCGTACATTTGCAAATAAAATACGGGAAAATATCTTGAATATAAAGTAAACAGTAAAAAACTCCGACAGGTAATACCTGCCGGAGTTTTGTTTTTCATTATCTTGTTGTCTTTACGGCAGCTTCCACAAATCCTTTAAACAATGGATGTGGTCTGTTTGGTCTGGACTTCAATTCCGGGTGAGCCTGAGTTGCAATGAACCATGGATGATCTGGAAGTTCAATCATCTCTACGATTCTTCCATCAGGAGAAAGTCCGCATAATTTTAAACCGTTTTCTGTCAGAGCTGCACGATAGTCATTGTTTACTTCGTAACGGTGACGATGTCTTTCCTCAATATTCTCTGTTCCGTATACGTCGCGAGCCTTTGAGGTTGTATCCAGAACACATGGGTAAGAACCAAGACGTAAGGTTCCGCCAATATCCTCTACACCATTCTGGTCTGGCATAAGAGCGATAACCGGATGAGTAGTTTGTGGATCTAATTCAATACTGTGTGCATCATGGAACTGGCAGACATGTCTTGCATATTCAATGATAGCAACCTGCATACCTAAGCATAAACCAAGGTATGGAACTTCATGTTCACGAGCATATTGTGCAGCAGTAATCATGCCTTCTACTCCACGGTCGCCAAAACCACCCGGAACAATGATACCCTGTGCAGTTCCTAATACTTCATCTACATTATCTTCATTTAATAATTCAGAATCCACCCATTTGATATTTACAGTAGCACGCTCTGCAATACCTCCATGTTTTAATGCCTCTACAACAGAAATGTAAGCGTCATGGAGCTGTGTGTATTTTCCTACCAAAGCAATTTCTACTTCTTTATTTGGATGACGTAATGCATCTACCATATCTGTCCAATCACTCAAATCCGGTTCCGGACAGTCAAGGTGGAGACATTCACAAGCGACCTGTGCTAAATGCTCTTTTTCCATAGCAAGTGGTGCTTCGTATAAATATTCCACATCGAGGTTCTGGAGAACATGTCCATTCGGTACATTACAGAATAAAGCAATTTTATCCTTCAATCCCTGATCCAGTTCGTGTTCGGAACGGCATACGATGATATCCGGCTGAATACCCATTCCCTGTAATTCCTTTACACTTGCCTGAGTGGGTTTGGTTTTCATTTCTCCTGAAGCATGAAGATACGGAATCAAAGTAACATGAATCAGAATTGCGTTCTCGCGTCCTACTTCGTGCTGGAACTGACGAATGGATTCTAAGAAAGGCTGGCTTTCGATATCTCCTACAGTTCCACCTACTTCAATAATAGCAATCTGTGTTTCTTCTGTGGTAAAGTCACGGTAAAAACGGCTCTTAATTTCATTCGTAATATGTGGAATTACCTGAACAGTTCCTCCGCCGTAGTCGCCACGACGTTCCTTCTGAAGTACAGACCAGTATACTTTACCGGTAGTTACATTAGAATTTTTATTCAGGCTTTCATCAATAAAACGTTCATAATGTCCTAAGTCCAAGTCAGTTTCTGCGCCGTCATCGGTAACAAAAACCTCACCATGTTGAATCGGGTTCATAGTTCCCGGATCAATGTTGATGTATGGATCGAATTTCTGCATGGTGACTTTGAATCCGCGGGCTTTTAACAAACGGCCCAGAGAAGCGGCTGTAATTCCCTTACCAAGTCCGGATACAACACCACCGGTGACAAAGACGTATTTTACGGGCATAGGTAGTTCCTCCTTTTATATGTGAAAGTTTTTTTGTTTACTCAATAACCAATATATTATACTACCATGTTTTCAAGAAATCTAGAACTTTTTGAAAAAACTTTTGGGAGTTAGGAAAAAAGTTTAGAAAAACTTAATAAATATGAAGAAAAGTTTAGGAAGAATATATTGATTTTCCATGAGAATAAACATATAATAATAAACGTATCGCGGATAGAAGATGCGGTATATTTAGGAGGAAATAAATGGAGAACAAAGGAAATAATAACAATAATGGCGGTGGTAATAACAACGGCGGAGGCAATAACAAGAATAATAAGAATGGAATGACAATTCTGATATTCTGTTTGACTGCAGTGTTGGTGCTATTTTTCGTAAGTATGCTGAATAGCTGTGTGAATAAGGCTTTGAATAAGGAGATTTCTTATTCCGATTTTATTGAAATGGTGGAAGCGGATGAGGTTGAAAGTGTAACCTTTGATAATGGGAAAATACAAATTACACCGAAAAGTAAATCGGAGACAGCAGCCGTTGCAAGAGTTACTTACTATACGGCACAGTTAAATGATGAGGATTTATTACCACTTTTGAAGAAACATAATGTAGATATGTCAGGAACCATAGAAGATGTATCTTCTGCAATTCTTTGGAATATGTTGAGTTATATTATCCCGTTGGCATTGGTTTGGATATTGCTTTACTTCTTAATTTTCCGCAAGATGGGAAGCGGAGGAATGATGGGAGTGGGAAAGACCACTGCCAAAGTATATGTAGAGAAGTCCACAGGAGTTACCTTTAAGGATGTAGCAGGACAGGACGAAGCTAAGGAGTCTTTGCAGGAAGTAGTAGACTTTTTGCATAATCCGAAGAAGTATACGGATATCGGAGCAAAGTTGCCGAAGGGAGCATTGCTTGTGGGACCGCCTGGAACAGGTAAGACACTTTTAGCAAAAGCAGTAGCCGGAGAGGCAAAAGTACCGTTCTTTTCTCTGGCAGGTTCTGACTTTGTGGAAATGTTCGTAGGTGTTGGTGCTTCTCGTGTGAGGGATTTGTTTAAAGAAGCACAGAAGCAGGCACCATGTATTATCTTTATAGATGAAATTGATGCTATCGGTAAGAGCCGTGACAGCCGTTATGGCGGAAATGATGAACGTGAACAGACATTAAATCAGCTCCTTGCAGAGATGGATGGATTTGATACCTCTAAGGGACTTTTGATTTTGGCAGCAACCAACCGTCCGGAAGTTTTGGACAAGGCATTGTTGCGTCCGGGACGTTTTGACCGTAGAATTATTGTGGACAAACCGGACTTAAAAGGAAGAGTAGAAACCCTTAAGGTACATGCCAAAAATGTGTTGATGGATGACAGTGTAGATTTGGAAGCGATTGCATTGGCAACTTCGGGTGCTGTTGGTTCTGACCTTGCTAATATGATTAACGAGGCGGCCATTAACGCAGTTAAGAGTGGAAGAAAATATGTAAATCAGGCAGATTTGTTTGAGTCTGTAGAGGTAGTTATCGCCGGTAAAGAAAAGAAAGACCGTATCATGGGACCTAAGGAAAAGAAAATGGTTGCATACCATGAAGTGGGTCATGCTTTGGTAACAGCATTGCAAAAGGACGCAGAGCCGGTTCAGAAGATTACAATTGTACCAAGAACTATGGGTGCATTAGGATATACCATGCAAGTACCGGAGGAAGAGAAGTTCCTTATGACGAAGAATGAGTTGATTGCTCATTTGGTTACTTACATGGGTGGACGTGCCGCAGAGGAAATTGTATTTGATTCTGTGACGACGGGAGCTTCTAATGATATTGAACAGGCAACTAAAATTGCAAGAGCTATGGTAACACAGTATGGTATGTCTGATAAGTTTGGTCTGATGGGATTGGTAACTATTGAAAATCAATATCTGGATGGACGTGCAAGTTTAAATTGTGGAGAAGAGACAGCAGCTCAGATTGACCAAGAGGTCATGAAGATTTTAAAAGAAAGCTATGACGAAGCAAAACGCCTTTTGACAGAGAATCGTGAGATTTTGGACGAGATTTCAGATTATCTGTATCAGCACGAGACTATTACGGGTAAGGAATTTATGAAGATATTCCGTAAGTTGAAAGGAATTCCGGAACCGGAGGAGAAGACTGACGCAGAAAAGGCGGCAGAAGAATTCCAGGCGGAGGAAAAGAAGGCAGAAGAAAGTGTGATTTATATGCCGCCTGTAGAAGTGCCGGCAGAGATAGAATTACCGAAAGACATAGAGTTGCCAAAAGAAGTAGAATTGCCAAAAGAAGTAGACATATTGGCAGAAGAAGTACAGACAGAGGCTGAAGTGCCAGTGGAACCAGTGAAAAAAGAATCTGAGAAAAAGCCTGTAGAGGAAGTTCAGAAAAAAGAGGTTTCGCCTAAGCCACAGGAAGATGAGGATTATCTGGATAAATTATTAAAAGGATTAAAATAATGTTTGATATTCAGGAAGAATTGAAAAAACTCCCACAGAAACCGGGAGTATATATCATGCATGATGCTGAGGACACGATTATTTATATTGGCAAGGCAATCAGCCTTCGAAATCGTGTCCGTCAGTATTTCCGTCCGAGCCATAATGAGGGAATTCGCAAGGATCAGATGGTAAAACAGATTGCAAGATTTGAATATATCATTACAGATTCCGAACTGGAGGCCTTGATTTTAGAATGTAATTTAATCAAAGAGCACCGGCCAAAATATAATACGATGTTACGGGATGACAAGTCATATCCCTATATTAGAGTGACCCTGGGAGAAGCTTTTCCCAGAGTCCTTTTTTCACATCAGATGAAAAAAGATAAGTCGCGTTACTTTGGACCTTATACCAGTGCGGGAGCGGTAAAGGATACCATAGAGCTTTTAAGGAAGATTTATCAATTGCGTACTTGCAACCGTTCTCTTCCAAGAGATACAGGTAAGGACAGACCCTGTCTTAACTATCATATTCATCAATGTATGGCACCTTGCCAGGGATATATCAGTCAGGAAGAGTATCGGAAACGGATTGACAAGGCAATTGAATTTTTGAATGGAAATTACCAGCCGGTACTGAAAGAGTTGGAAGAAAAGATGCAGCAGGCATCTGAAAATCTGGAATTTGAGAAAGCGATAGAATATCGTGAATTGCTAAACAGCGTAAAACAGGTAGCGCAGAAGCAGAAGATTACCAATTCCGATGGAGAGGATAAGGATATTATTGCTATGGCATCCGATGGAGAGGATGCGGTGGTACAAGTATTTTTTGTTCGTGACGGAAAGTTGATTGGTAGAGACCATTTTCATGTGCGGATTGGAAGCGAAGATACCGGAAGTCAGGTATTAGCAGAATTTTTGAAACAGTTTTATGCAGGTACACCATTTATTCCGAAGGAAATCATGTTGCAGGAAGAGATTGAAGAAACTGAGGTTATCAGTCAGTGGCTGACAGAAAAGCGTGGGCAGAAGGTGTACATTCGTGTGCCGAAAAAGGGAACAAAAGAAAAATTGGTAGAGTTAGCGGGAAAGAACGCTGCAATGGTACTGAGTCAGGATAAGGAAAAAATCAAACGAGAAGAGGGAAGAACGATTGGTGCCTTAAAGGAGATTGCAGGAATTTTGGGGATGGAACAGTTGAATCGGATTGAAGCATTCGATATTTCAAATATCAACGGTTTTGAAACGGTAGGTTCCATGATTGTTTATGAGAAAGGAAAGCCAAAGCGAAGCGATTATCGTAAGTTTAAGTTACGCACGGTGACAGGACCGGATGATTATGGCTCTATGTATGAAGTACTTACCAGAAGATTTACCCATGGCATGCGAGAGCAGGAAGAACGTAAGGAACGAAAGTTGGAACAGGAATACGGTAGCTTTACACGTTTCCCGGATTTGATCATGATGGACGGTGGTAAGGGACAGGTCAATGTGGCGTTAAAGGTATTAGATGAACTACGGTTGAATATTCCGGTATGTGGTATGGTAAAGGATGATAATCACAGAACCCGTGGGTTATACTATAATAATCAGGAGATTCCCATTGAAAAAAGCAGTGAAGGATTTAAACTGATTACCAGAGTACAGGATGAAGCACACAGATTTGCTATTGAGTATCATAGATCCTTGCGAAGTAAGGAACAGGTACATTCCGTATTGGATGATATTCCGGGCATTGGGCCGGCCAGACGAAAGGCTTTGATGCGGCGTTTTCTGTCCCTGGATGCTATACGGGAAGCAGATGTGGAGACATTGTCACAGGTGGATTCCATGAATGAACAGTCAGCGCGGGCAGTTTATGAATTTTTCCATTCTACAGATAGTTGAAGAAGCGTGTTTTCTATGATAAAATAGGAAATAAGAGCATAAATGTAATTCGGTAAAAAATACCAAGAAGGAGAAGCATA is a window from the Roseburia sp. 499 genome containing:
- the pabB gene encoding aminodeoxychorismate synthase component I, coding for MSAYVKKSDIFVSSQKLFDVLFREEGAAFLDSSLVNELGQYSMIAIHPYLELKEIDGQFYKNGVLQQGSMELCLKAYLQKEKEVNRTVLPLVSGGIGYFSYDYGRKFEKIKTRHSKKLELPDALITFYDNFIIEDIENKILYLIANGKLAAQKESVQRLEELVRQCNEDRACFTNNVLAKEEFGGVDKNFEKQEYIQAIQDVIEYIKQGHIYVMNMTQQLEIESKKPPYEVFKELQKKNPAPFSAYLSGEYGAIISASPERFIKIRDGKIETRPIKGTRKRGSTTQEDLLLKEELQDSEKDKSELLMIVDLERNDLNRICLPGTVKVSELFKVETYATVFHLVSNVEGTLRQDVDFVDVLRAMFPGGSITGAPKVRAMEIIDELEHDQRGLYTGIIGYISLSGDCEFNIAIRTAVYDDEKYHIGVGGGITYESDTEFEYEETLQKGKALIEAIQG
- a CDS encoding aminotransferase class IV; protein product: MNKNNTLIFDDGYCFGMGGFETISVEKGTPLFLNWHLERLEKGLGILGISNENFKCQVNEAEIRRFLEENQMEHGVLKIMVSERNILFTKRENPYDETSFEKGFRLDVSRVIRNETSPFTYIKSFHHGDNLLEKRRCKKAGYDETLFLNSQKQITETSASNIFFVKEGRLFTPKISCGLLDGIMRRYILEHYEVEETELYLEDLQQYEEAFLTNSLMWTMPVVSIGELKFPSRTFANKIRENILNIK
- a CDS encoding CTP synthase, with amino-acid sequence MPVKYVFVTGGVVSGLGKGITAASLGRLLKARGFKVTMQKFDPYINIDPGTMNPIQHGEVFVTDDGAETDLDLGHYERFIDESLNKNSNVTTGKVYWSVLQKERRGDYGGGTVQVIPHITNEIKSRFYRDFTTEETQIAIIEVGGTVGDIESQPFLESIRQFQHEVGRENAILIHVTLIPYLHASGEMKTKPTQASVKELQGMGIQPDIIVCRSEHELDQGLKDKIALFCNVPNGHVLQNLDVEYLYEAPLAMEKEHLAQVACECLHLDCPEPDLSDWTDMVDALRHPNKEVEIALVGKYTQLHDAYISVVEALKHGGIAERATVNIKWVDSELLNEDNVDEVLGTAQGIIVPGGFGDRGVEGMITAAQYAREHEVPYLGLCLGMQVAIIEYARHVCQFHDAHSIELDPQTTHPVIALMPDQNGVEDIGGTLRLGSYPCVLDTTSKARDVYGTENIEERHRHRYEVNNDYRAALTENGLKLCGLSPDGRIVEMIELPDHPWFIATQAHPELKSRPNRPHPLFKGFVEAAVKTTR
- the ftsH gene encoding ATP-dependent zinc metalloprotease FtsH: MENKGNNNNNGGGNNNGGGNNKNNKNGMTILIFCLTAVLVLFFVSMLNSCVNKALNKEISYSDFIEMVEADEVESVTFDNGKIQITPKSKSETAAVARVTYYTAQLNDEDLLPLLKKHNVDMSGTIEDVSSAILWNMLSYIIPLALVWILLYFLIFRKMGSGGMMGVGKTTAKVYVEKSTGVTFKDVAGQDEAKESLQEVVDFLHNPKKYTDIGAKLPKGALLVGPPGTGKTLLAKAVAGEAKVPFFSLAGSDFVEMFVGVGASRVRDLFKEAQKQAPCIIFIDEIDAIGKSRDSRYGGNDEREQTLNQLLAEMDGFDTSKGLLILAATNRPEVLDKALLRPGRFDRRIIVDKPDLKGRVETLKVHAKNVLMDDSVDLEAIALATSGAVGSDLANMINEAAINAVKSGRKYVNQADLFESVEVVIAGKEKKDRIMGPKEKKMVAYHEVGHALVTALQKDAEPVQKITIVPRTMGALGYTMQVPEEEKFLMTKNELIAHLVTYMGGRAAEEIVFDSVTTGASNDIEQATKIARAMVTQYGMSDKFGLMGLVTIENQYLDGRASLNCGEETAAQIDQEVMKILKESYDEAKRLLTENREILDEISDYLYQHETITGKEFMKIFRKLKGIPEPEEKTDAEKAAEEFQAEEKKAEESVIYMPPVEVPAEIELPKDIELPKEVELPKEVDILAEEVQTEAEVPVEPVKKESEKKPVEEVQKKEVSPKPQEDEDYLDKLLKGLK
- the uvrC gene encoding excinuclease ABC subunit UvrC, whose amino-acid sequence is MFDIQEELKKLPQKPGVYIMHDAEDTIIYIGKAISLRNRVRQYFRPSHNEGIRKDQMVKQIARFEYIITDSELEALILECNLIKEHRPKYNTMLRDDKSYPYIRVTLGEAFPRVLFSHQMKKDKSRYFGPYTSAGAVKDTIELLRKIYQLRTCNRSLPRDTGKDRPCLNYHIHQCMAPCQGYISQEEYRKRIDKAIEFLNGNYQPVLKELEEKMQQASENLEFEKAIEYRELLNSVKQVAQKQKITNSDGEDKDIIAMASDGEDAVVQVFFVRDGKLIGRDHFHVRIGSEDTGSQVLAEFLKQFYAGTPFIPKEIMLQEEIEETEVISQWLTEKRGQKVYIRVPKKGTKEKLVELAGKNAAMVLSQDKEKIKREEGRTIGALKEIAGILGMEQLNRIEAFDISNINGFETVGSMIVYEKGKPKRSDYRKFKLRTVTGPDDYGSMYEVLTRRFTHGMREQEERKERKLEQEYGSFTRFPDLIMMDGGKGQVNVALKVLDELRLNIPVCGMVKDDNHRTRGLYYNNQEIPIEKSSEGFKLITRVQDEAHRFAIEYHRSLRSKEQVHSVLDDIPGIGPARRKALMRRFLSLDAIREADVETLSQVDSMNEQSARAVYEFFHSTDS